A single region of the Microlunatus panaciterrae genome encodes:
- a CDS encoding ABC transporter ATP-binding protein, which translates to MHGSTHALPLPQRVAERLHARIAPQSSNVPADETAEPSGWHTRLWPLVKRHRRVLLVAIMLAVIYSGIVSLIPLVQQIILDRAIITHQTPLLPWLGLLAGMGLTISVLSSVWRYLSAKAALRIQHDMRNGIYDTLQKLDFSGHSELQSGQLVSRASSDLRWVQMFVGFLPEIASTIVGVIVSLVVMATLSPLLAVIVVVIIAAVFVVTHRMRKRVHAAGWDAQQREADMTTEVEEAVMGVRVVRAFGQEDAETERLHRAVLDMFRARVRAIRLRAPFFASLMAGPQLGQVIILALGGLFVLNGHLTVGIFMAFSGYLTGLSGKARSAGMILSNMPQCQAAVERIGEILDLRPTMVESPSPTTPAGPGRIEFRGVEFFYSDGDGHQVLDRFTLEVAAGESVALVGPSGCGKSTVMQMVPRFFDVTAGSVLVDGVDVREQSLDGLRQRVGMVFENSFLFSDTIANNISYGVPDATQEQIEQAARAALAHEFIMATPDGYDTVVGEQGMTLSGGQRQRVALARAILVNPDILLLDDATSSVDVSVEKEIHANLGPFLDSRTTIMVAYRESTVRMADRVVLVDAGRVVDHGTHEELYARSELYRALFGDAIAIDDGAAALLPAARRGEFEATASSWASRADATGHLPSMSTTSPKVAARIAALPAFQDDPGVDLKAEGKRNEAFRLLSFIKPYRYGLLAGLLLVAMEAVLALINPLLIREGVNLGMLGKSVPALLVICAVAGVLALGLFFVQRGSQLWTQRTTERLLAALRARVYGQLQRLGIDFYDRTQAGRIMTRMTSDIDAIAQLLQVGLINLLMAILTFCGMSVVVVALDPRLALVVLCVIPPAALATWWYRRRASVAYDEARERTSMLNSNLQESLAGIRVTHAYLRETRNLSTFSRLGDEFMHWSRRSAFATAVYVGIIELLSTFAMVAVLGIGSAMIAAGTLALGTLLAFLLYLAQVFAPVQQMASVFDVYQRARAGLVRIRELLALPTSTPVIPDPIDPGEISGDIKLEKVRLRYAETTVDALKEVDLHIPAGERVAFVGRTGAGKSTTVKMVSRFYDPTSGSIMVDDHPLERLDLTAYRRQLGYVPQEPFLFSRTVRENIAYARPDASDAEIEAAARAVGAHEFISRLPNGYHQRITERGRSLSAGQRQLLCLARALIVDPAILILDEATSNLDLASERKVNRAMRVASQGRTTLVVTHRPQSLHWVQRVLVVADGKIVGDHESGSYIRETEAQYAAAH; encoded by the coding sequence ATGCACGGGTCCACCCACGCCCTGCCCCTTCCCCAACGCGTCGCCGAGCGCCTGCACGCCCGCATCGCGCCCCAGAGCAGTAACGTCCCCGCGGATGAGACCGCCGAGCCGAGCGGCTGGCACACCAGGCTGTGGCCGCTGGTCAAGCGGCACCGCCGTGTCCTGCTGGTGGCGATCATGCTGGCCGTCATCTACTCGGGCATCGTCTCGCTGATCCCCCTGGTGCAGCAGATCATCCTCGACCGGGCGATCATCACCCACCAGACACCGTTGCTGCCGTGGCTCGGGCTGCTCGCCGGGATGGGCCTCACCATCTCGGTGCTGTCGTCGGTCTGGCGCTATCTCTCGGCCAAGGCCGCTCTGCGGATCCAGCACGACATGCGCAACGGGATCTACGACACCCTGCAGAAGCTCGACTTCTCGGGACACTCGGAGCTGCAGAGCGGTCAGCTGGTGTCCCGCGCCAGCTCGGACCTGCGCTGGGTGCAGATGTTCGTCGGCTTCCTGCCGGAGATCGCCTCCACCATCGTCGGCGTCATCGTCTCTTTGGTGGTGATGGCCACCCTGTCACCGCTGCTGGCAGTCATCGTCGTAGTGATCATCGCCGCGGTCTTCGTCGTCACCCACCGGATGCGCAAGCGCGTGCACGCCGCGGGCTGGGACGCACAACAGCGCGAGGCGGACATGACCACGGAGGTCGAGGAAGCGGTGATGGGGGTGCGGGTCGTCCGGGCCTTCGGCCAGGAGGACGCCGAGACCGAGCGCCTGCACCGCGCGGTGCTCGACATGTTCAGGGCGCGAGTCCGGGCCATCCGCTTGCGGGCACCGTTCTTCGCCTCCCTGATGGCAGGCCCGCAGCTCGGCCAGGTGATCATCTTGGCTCTCGGTGGGCTGTTCGTCCTCAACGGCCACCTCACTGTGGGCATCTTCATGGCCTTCTCCGGTTACCTGACCGGACTGTCCGGCAAGGCGCGCTCAGCGGGGATGATCTTGAGCAACATGCCCCAGTGCCAGGCGGCCGTCGAGCGGATCGGCGAGATCCTCGACCTCCGACCGACCATGGTCGAGTCGCCGTCTCCGACCACCCCCGCCGGGCCAGGCCGGATCGAGTTCCGTGGCGTCGAGTTCTTCTACTCCGACGGTGACGGACACCAGGTCCTGGACCGCTTCACCCTCGAGGTGGCTGCCGGAGAGTCCGTCGCGCTCGTCGGGCCGTCTGGCTGCGGGAAGTCGACCGTCATGCAGATGGTCCCGAGATTCTTCGACGTCACGGCTGGTTCGGTGCTGGTCGATGGGGTCGACGTTCGCGAGCAGTCGCTCGACGGACTCCGCCAACGCGTCGGCATGGTCTTCGAGAACAGCTTCCTCTTCTCCGACACGATCGCCAACAACATCTCCTACGGCGTGCCCGACGCCACCCAGGAACAGATCGAGCAGGCGGCCCGAGCCGCTCTCGCGCACGAGTTCATCATGGCCACCCCTGACGGGTACGACACCGTCGTCGGTGAGCAGGGCATGACCCTGTCCGGCGGTCAGCGACAGCGGGTGGCGCTCGCCAGGGCCATCCTGGTCAACCCCGACATCCTGCTGCTCGACGACGCCACCAGCTCCGTCGACGTCAGCGTGGAGAAGGAGATCCATGCCAACCTCGGCCCGTTCCTGGACAGCCGAACGACGATCATGGTCGCCTACCGCGAGTCCACCGTTCGGATGGCCGACCGGGTGGTGCTGGTCGACGCTGGCCGCGTAGTCGATCACGGCACCCATGAGGAGCTGTACGCCCGTTCAGAGCTCTACCGTGCCCTGTTCGGCGATGCGATCGCCATCGACGACGGCGCCGCCGCCCTGCTGCCCGCAGCGCGCCGGGGCGAGTTCGAGGCGACCGCCTCCAGCTGGGCCTCCCGGGCCGATGCCACCGGGCATCTGCCGTCGATGTCGACCACCTCGCCCAAGGTGGCGGCCCGGATCGCGGCTCTGCCTGCTTTTCAGGATGACCCGGGCGTGGATCTGAAGGCCGAGGGCAAGCGCAACGAGGCCTTCCGCCTGCTCAGCTTCATCAAGCCGTACCGGTACGGTCTGTTGGCCGGCCTGCTGCTGGTGGCGATGGAGGCTGTACTGGCGCTGATCAACCCGCTGTTGATCAGGGAAGGTGTCAACCTCGGCATGCTCGGCAAGTCCGTGCCTGCCCTGCTCGTCATCTGTGCCGTCGCCGGTGTGCTCGCGCTCGGCCTGTTCTTCGTCCAGCGCGGATCGCAGCTGTGGACCCAGCGCACGACCGAGCGGCTGCTGGCTGCTCTCCGGGCCCGCGTCTACGGACAGCTGCAGCGGCTCGGCATCGATTTCTACGACCGAACCCAGGCTGGTCGGATCATGACCCGGATGACGTCGGATATCGATGCCATCGCGCAGCTGCTGCAGGTGGGCCTGATCAACCTGCTGATGGCCATTCTGACCTTCTGCGGCATGTCCGTCGTCGTTGTCGCTCTCGATCCGCGGCTCGCGCTGGTGGTGCTCTGCGTCATCCCACCGGCCGCATTGGCCACCTGGTGGTACCGGCGTCGGGCGTCGGTCGCATACGACGAGGCGCGTGAGCGCACCTCGATGCTGAACTCCAACTTGCAGGAGTCACTGGCCGGCATCCGGGTCACCCACGCCTACCTCCGCGAGACCAGGAACCTGAGCACCTTCTCCCGGCTGGGGGACGAGTTCATGCACTGGTCCCGGCGGAGCGCCTTCGCCACCGCTGTCTATGTCGGCATCATCGAGCTCCTCTCGACGTTCGCCATGGTCGCCGTCCTCGGCATCGGGTCCGCCATGATCGCGGCGGGCACCCTGGCCCTCGGCACGCTGCTGGCCTTCCTGCTCTACCTGGCCCAGGTGTTCGCCCCGGTCCAGCAGATGGCGTCGGTCTTCGACGTCTACCAGCGGGCTCGTGCCGGCCTCGTGCGGATCCGCGAGCTGTTGGCTCTGCCGACCTCGACGCCGGTGATCCCCGACCCGATCGACCCGGGCGAGATCTCGGGTGACATCAAGCTGGAGAAGGTTCGGCTGCGTTACGCAGAGACCACTGTGGACGCCCTGAAGGAGGTGGATCTGCACATTCCGGCCGGCGAGCGGGTGGCCTTCGTCGGACGGACCGGGGCGGGCAAGTCGACCACGGTCAAGATGGTGTCGCGGTTCTACGACCCGACCAGCGGCAGCATCATGGTCGACGACCACCCACTCGAGCGTCTCGACCTGACCGCCTATCGACGTCAGCTCGGCTACGTGCCGCAGGAGCCGTTCCTGTTCTCGCGCACGGTGCGGGAGAACATCGCCTACGCCCGCCCGGACGCGAGCGACGCCGAGATCGAAGCCGCCGCCCGTGCCGTGGGCGCGCACGAGTTCATCTCGAGGCTGCCGAACGGCTACCACCAACGGATCACCGAGCGGGGCAGGTCGCTCTCGGCCGGTCAGCGCCAGCTGCTTTGTCTGGCCCGCGCCCTGATCGTCGACCCGGCGATCCTGATCTTGGACGAGGCGACCTCGAACCTTGATCTGGCCAGCGAGCGCAAGGTGAACCGAGCCATGCGAGTCGCCTCGCAGGGTCGGACGACGCTGGTGGTCACCCACCGGCCACAGTCGCTGCACTGGGTACAGCGGGTGCTGGTGGTAGCCGACGGCAAGATCGTCGGTGATCATGAGTCCGGCAGCTACATCCGCGAGACCGAGGCTCAGTACGCTGCTGCGCACTGA
- a CDS encoding Gfo/Idh/MocA family oxidoreductase: MSSPVPSGRRRLGVAVVGFGWMGEAHTRAYARVLHHYPGLVVSPQLVVVADEVPGRAAEAAGRYGFEVATTDWREAITRADVAAVSVTAPNFLHRQIGEAVAQAGRHLWIEKPVGLHLADAQAVEAALRRQRLHSAVGFNYRHAPAVQAARELIADGRLGSITHASFRLLSDYAAHPDGALTWRYELARAGRGVLADLASHGADLAWHLLGPITEVVADTAIFLPKRQRPTGATTGHVRATGGETGAVENEDYLAGLLRFASGARANIEVSRVAVGEQNTYGFSVHGTSGAVAWDFRRLGELLVSTGTRYQDQSFERVLVGPGHGDYAAFQPGSGIAMSFDDLKVIEAAQFLRSIAEDEVHGPSIADAVRAAAVVQALGESADSGRWVKIDT, encoded by the coding sequence GTGAGTTCGCCCGTCCCTAGTGGTCGACGTCGGCTCGGTGTCGCCGTCGTCGGCTTCGGCTGGATGGGAGAGGCTCATACCCGTGCCTATGCCCGGGTCCTGCACCACTATCCCGGGCTGGTGGTGTCACCGCAGCTCGTGGTGGTCGCCGACGAGGTGCCCGGCAGGGCGGCCGAGGCTGCCGGTCGGTACGGGTTTGAGGTGGCGACGACGGACTGGCGGGAGGCCATCACCCGTGCGGACGTGGCTGCCGTCAGCGTCACGGCACCGAACTTTCTGCATCGGCAGATCGGTGAGGCCGTGGCCCAGGCTGGCAGGCACCTGTGGATCGAGAAGCCGGTCGGACTCCACCTGGCCGACGCGCAGGCGGTCGAGGCGGCTCTGCGACGACAGCGTCTGCACAGTGCGGTGGGGTTCAACTATCGGCACGCCCCAGCCGTCCAGGCGGCCCGTGAGCTCATCGCGGACGGCCGCCTCGGCAGCATCACCCATGCCAGCTTCCGGCTGCTGAGCGACTACGCGGCCCATCCTGACGGCGCGCTCACCTGGCGGTATGAGCTTGCTCGGGCGGGACGGGGGGTGCTCGCCGACCTGGCGTCGCACGGCGCGGACCTGGCCTGGCACCTGCTTGGCCCGATCACCGAGGTCGTTGCGGACACCGCCATCTTCCTGCCGAAACGGCAGCGACCCACCGGCGCAACCACCGGCCACGTCCGGGCGACGGGCGGGGAAACCGGGGCGGTGGAGAACGAGGACTATCTGGCGGGTCTGCTCCGGTTCGCCTCGGGTGCTCGGGCCAACATCGAGGTCAGCCGAGTAGCCGTAGGGGAGCAGAACACCTACGGCTTCTCCGTCCACGGCACCTCGGGCGCGGTCGCGTGGGACTTTCGCCGGCTCGGAGAACTGCTCGTCAGCACCGGCACCCGGTATCAGGACCAGTCCTTCGAGCGGGTGCTGGTCGGCCCCGGTCACGGCGACTACGCGGCCTTCCAACCGGGCAGCGGGATCGCGATGAGCTTCGACGACCTCAAGGTCATCGAAGCTGCCCAGTTTCTACGCTCGATCGCCGAGGATGAGGTGCATGGCCCCAGCATCGCTGATGCGGTGCGCGCCGCTGCTGTGGTCCAGGCGCTGGGCGAGTCCGCCGACTCGGGGCGCTGGGTGAAGATCGACACCTGA
- a CDS encoding hemerythrin domain-containing protein: MSKSSKDLISLLAHDHRVVEELFQQIIAAKHPEERRDLAQQVIVELVRHVATEEHHLYPAVRLMVPDGDQMVDRELNDHARVEALLRELEGLDVSEVDFIGVLVELREEVLAHVREEEGELFPSLRAHTGRDTLQQLGREVRRARKAARATGSVLGRGPRPSDDDLAPGSGLVDRVRYQLEPRSA, translated from the coding sequence ATGAGCAAGTCGTCCAAGGACCTCATCAGCCTTCTGGCCCACGATCATCGTGTCGTGGAGGAGCTCTTCCAGCAGATCATCGCCGCCAAGCATCCCGAGGAACGTCGCGATCTCGCGCAGCAGGTCATCGTCGAGCTCGTCCGGCACGTGGCGACCGAGGAGCATCACCTCTATCCTGCGGTCCGGCTGATGGTGCCGGACGGTGATCAGATGGTGGACCGCGAGCTCAACGACCACGCACGCGTCGAGGCGCTGTTGCGGGAGCTGGAGGGACTCGACGTCAGCGAGGTCGACTTCATCGGCGTGCTGGTCGAGTTGCGTGAGGAAGTTCTCGCCCATGTCCGTGAAGAGGAGGGTGAGCTTTTCCCCAGTCTGCGGGCCCACACCGGGCGGGACACGTTGCAGCAACTGGGGCGGGAGGTTCGGCGAGCCAGGAAGGCGGCTCGCGCCACCGGCTCAGTCCTCGGCCGGGGGCCCCGCCCGTCTGACGATGACCTGGCCCCCGGGTCCGGCCTGGTGGACCGGGTCCGCTACCAGCTCGAGCCGAGGTCAGCCTGA
- a CDS encoding ChaB family protein — protein sequence MPKTTKTGKARNSELPSTLQKSDDKAQRTFAKAHDSAADEYGDEQRAHQVAYSALKHTHEKVGDHWEPKDHKGPSDRQAEGGKNTSRPTAGGVDANASKAHLYQLAKRLGIPGRSTMTKDELVAALQRANNRESARSR from the coding sequence GTGCCCAAGACAACCAAAACCGGCAAAGCCAGGAACTCCGAGCTGCCCAGCACCCTGCAGAAGTCGGACGACAAAGCGCAACGCACCTTCGCCAAAGCGCACGATTCGGCGGCTGACGAGTACGGCGACGAGCAGCGGGCGCACCAGGTGGCGTACAGCGCGCTCAAGCACACCCACGAGAAGGTGGGCGACCACTGGGAGCCGAAGGACCACAAGGGTCCCTCTGACCGGCAGGCCGAAGGCGGCAAGAACACGTCGCGGCCAACGGCCGGCGGAGTGGACGCCAACGCGTCCAAGGCGCACCTGTACCAGCTGGCCAAGCGTCTCGGCATTCCGGGCCGTTCCACCATGACCAAGGACGAGCTCGTTGCCGCGCTGCAGCGAGCCAACAACCGCGAGTCTGCCCGGTCGCGCTGA
- a CDS encoding GlsB/YeaQ/YmgE family stress response membrane protein produces MGILGFIIVGLVAGAIAKAVLPGRQGGGWLATLILGVVGAIVGGLIGSAIFGGGLADFWSLRTWVLALIGSLIVLVVWGLIRRRSTTTA; encoded by the coding sequence ATGGGAATACTAGGATTTATCATTGTCGGACTCGTTGCGGGCGCAATCGCGAAGGCGGTTCTGCCAGGTCGCCAAGGCGGTGGCTGGTTGGCCACGCTCATCCTGGGAGTTGTCGGCGCGATCGTCGGAGGCCTGATCGGATCAGCCATCTTCGGTGGCGGCCTGGCGGACTTCTGGTCCTTGCGCACCTGGGTGCTGGCACTGATCGGCAGCCTCATCGTGCTTGTGGTGTGGGGCCTCATCCGGAGGCGCAGCACCACCACCGCGTGA
- a CDS encoding CsbD family protein — protein MSGAMDKAKGKAEEMGGKVKEGVGDATDNEDLQARGQADQVSGKADQVKGDVKDAADDIRDDITR, from the coding sequence ATGAGTGGAGCGATGGACAAGGCCAAAGGAAAGGCCGAGGAGATGGGCGGCAAGGTCAAGGAAGGTGTCGGTGACGCCACCGACAACGAGGATCTTCAGGCCCGCGGTCAGGCCGACCAGGTGAGCGGTAAGGCCGACCAGGTGAAGGGCGACGTCAAGGACGCCGCCGACGACATCCGGGATGACATCACCCGGTAG
- a CDS encoding ATP-binding protein, translating into MTSNHAPSPAGTGTSGDAAAQLRLELLQTTLPVVPGLDVAVSCRPATESAAAGDAWYDAAVFPDGRVAMVVGAVAGAGFRTVAAMGQLRAVAMERLLFHGDPRLAAKALDEYGRRAPAAFGASACLAIVDLEKQVVNYSTCGHPAPLIISESDPAGQALPATGGGPLGTGVLPELGTAALSTDEVLLLFSNGVLGAPVGAKSRHATWVETAVRTMSEVAGEGRLHSVAQRLCHRLLERLTLTDGDGAVLLAAQPRHPIQPLELTLAARRDLLGGVRDAVQRWARSLHLGVRDEYAIECAVGEAAANVVDHAYSSEVGMVSIRADLDRCGSVHLSVTDEGSWVAPGSLSDSRGVGLALIQDVTDKLAIKHHDKGTTVLMSRRLGRDSDVVTGPVGICGAGGRTRAGEFSFRFSENPPTVALSGRIDNDCDTELEAALQRYSTAGLQSITVDLSEVTQLVATAVSVLHRFAQRSPRSTFVVRRGRPAAEILVPSGLPRLEIIDGRA; encoded by the coding sequence ATGACCAGCAACCATGCGCCCAGCCCTGCTGGCACGGGGACATCGGGCGACGCGGCAGCACAGCTGCGATTGGAGCTGCTGCAGACGACGTTGCCTGTCGTGCCTGGGCTGGACGTCGCGGTCAGCTGCAGGCCCGCCACCGAGAGCGCGGCGGCAGGTGACGCGTGGTATGACGCCGCAGTGTTCCCCGACGGTCGGGTGGCCATGGTGGTTGGCGCTGTTGCGGGTGCCGGCTTCAGGACAGTCGCCGCCATGGGTCAGCTCAGAGCGGTGGCCATGGAGCGCCTGCTGTTCCATGGCGATCCGAGGTTGGCAGCCAAGGCACTCGACGAGTATGGACGCAGGGCACCTGCGGCCTTCGGGGCATCGGCCTGTCTGGCTATCGTGGATCTGGAGAAGCAGGTCGTCAACTACAGCACCTGCGGGCACCCGGCGCCGTTGATCATCTCTGAGTCAGACCCCGCTGGTCAGGCATTGCCGGCCACCGGCGGCGGTCCATTGGGCACCGGGGTGCTTCCTGAGCTGGGGACCGCTGCCCTGTCCACCGACGAGGTGCTGCTGCTGTTCAGTAACGGGGTGCTCGGCGCACCGGTCGGTGCGAAGAGCCGGCACGCCACGTGGGTGGAGACGGCCGTACGCACGATGTCCGAGGTTGCTGGCGAGGGCCGTTTGCACTCCGTGGCTCAGCGACTGTGCCACCGACTGCTGGAGCGGCTGACTCTGACGGACGGCGATGGAGCCGTGCTGCTCGCCGCCCAGCCCCGTCACCCGATCCAGCCACTGGAGCTGACTCTGGCTGCGCGGCGAGACCTTCTCGGCGGAGTGCGGGACGCAGTGCAACGATGGGCCAGGTCTCTCCATCTGGGCGTACGGGACGAGTACGCCATCGAGTGCGCGGTGGGGGAGGCCGCAGCCAATGTTGTTGATCACGCCTACTCCTCGGAGGTCGGAATGGTCAGTATCCGCGCCGATCTGGACCGTTGCGGCTCGGTGCACCTCAGCGTCACCGATGAAGGCTCCTGGGTGGCTCCCGGTTCGCTCAGCGACAGTCGCGGGGTCGGCCTCGCGCTCATCCAGGACGTGACCGACAAGCTGGCGATCAAGCATCACGACAAGGGAACAACCGTTCTGATGAGTAGGCGGTTGGGTCGCGACTCAGATGTCGTCACTGGTCCGGTCGGCATCTGTGGCGCTGGTGGCCGGACTCGTGCGGGTGAGTTCAGCTTCAGGTTCAGCGAGAATCCGCCCACCGTCGCACTCAGTGGGCGCATCGACAACGACTGTGACACAGAGCTCGAGGCTGCACTGCAGCGCTATTCCACTGCGGGGCTGCAGTCGATCACCGTGGATCTGTCCGAGGTCACCCAGCTGGTCGCTACTGCGGTCAGCGTGCTGCACCGGTTCGCTCAGCGCAGCCCCAGGTCCACTTTCGTCGTCCGTAGGGGTCGGCCGGCTGCGGAGATCCTGGTCCCCTCGGGACTGCCACGGCTGGAGATCATCGACGGTCGTGCCTGA
- a CDS encoding sigma-70 family RNA polymerase sigma factor: protein MTMMAKNHSARTHHDDAASRRERTNQLFAAALEADEAERQALHEQVVLLHLDVADSLAHRYQHRGQDIADLAQVAKLALVEAVGRYDPERGDFLAFATPTILGSLKRHFRDHGWMVRPPRRIQDLQAEINEAWSTLTQQQQATPSNDDLADYLGVDHTNVVEAQGAHGCFHAASLEAPYGDAEAGLAGVLGDADPGFELVERLACLEPACQQLSESDQRLLYLRFFEERTQAEIAKEFGVSQMQISRSLKRILAALRSAAEETERTVRPVAADRHVAA from the coding sequence ATGACCATGATGGCAAAGAACCACAGCGCACGAACTCATCACGATGACGCGGCCAGTCGCCGCGAACGCACCAATCAACTTTTCGCCGCAGCCCTCGAGGCTGACGAGGCCGAACGACAGGCGCTCCACGAGCAGGTGGTACTTCTCCATCTCGACGTCGCCGATTCGTTGGCCCACCGGTACCAGCACCGCGGGCAGGACATCGCCGACCTGGCACAGGTCGCCAAGCTCGCTCTGGTGGAGGCTGTCGGACGCTACGACCCGGAGCGCGGCGACTTCCTGGCGTTCGCCACGCCGACGATTCTGGGCTCGCTGAAACGGCACTTCCGTGATCATGGTTGGATGGTTCGGCCACCGAGGCGGATTCAGGACCTGCAGGCCGAGATCAACGAGGCCTGGTCCACCCTGACCCAGCAGCAGCAGGCCACGCCCAGCAATGATGATCTTGCTGACTATCTCGGCGTGGACCACACCAACGTGGTCGAAGCGCAGGGAGCGCATGGATGCTTCCATGCGGCTTCGCTGGAGGCGCCGTATGGTGACGCGGAAGCCGGCCTCGCCGGCGTGCTGGGAGATGCGGACCCGGGCTTCGAGCTCGTCGAGCGACTAGCCTGCCTCGAACCCGCCTGCCAGCAGTTGTCGGAGTCCGACCAGAGGTTGCTCTATCTCCGCTTCTTCGAAGAGCGCACCCAGGCGGAGATCGCCAAGGAGTTCGGCGTCAGCCAGATGCAGATCTCACGGTCACTGAAACGGATTCTGGCTGCCCTGCGTAGCGCTGCCGAGGAGACGGAGCGCACTGTGCGACCCGTCGCCGCCGACCGGCACGTCGCGGCCTGA